A single window of Inediibacterium massiliense DNA harbors:
- a CDS encoding M42 family metallopeptidase, translated as MNPSYDLLKKLTQAYGPSGNEEQIRGIIEEEIKDYVNEMKTDTMGNLIAIKHGSGKKIMIASHMDEIGVIVTGIDDNGFLRFANMGGVSSFTSLYQRVKFPNDVIGIIGMEHMDDMKNLKLEKMYIDIGATTKEEAKKKVGLGDVGSFCGDYHDLGDFITSKALDDRIGCFIAIETIKQIKETPHELYFVFTVQEELGLRGSKTAAFGIDPDLGISLDVTTTGDTPKAKHMAVKLGEGPAIKIKDNSMLAHPTVKKLMIDCAKENNIPYQLEILEFGGTDSGAIHLTKSGVPSGVISIPCRYVHSPSETIHKKDIENAISLLSKILENKEIK; from the coding sequence ATGAATCCTTCATATGATCTATTAAAAAAGCTTACACAAGCTTATGGTCCTTCTGGAAATGAAGAACAAATAAGAGGTATCATTGAGGAAGAAATAAAAGATTATGTAAATGAAATGAAAACAGATACTATGGGAAACCTTATAGCTATCAAACATGGATCCGGGAAAAAAATAATGATTGCCAGCCATATGGATGAAATAGGCGTTATTGTAACAGGTATAGATGATAATGGGTTTTTAAGATTTGCTAATATGGGAGGAGTGTCTAGTTTTACTTCTCTGTATCAACGAGTTAAATTTCCAAATGATGTAATAGGAATTATCGGCATGGAACATATGGATGATATGAAAAATTTAAAGCTTGAAAAAATGTATATAGATATCGGTGCTACTACAAAAGAAGAAGCAAAGAAAAAAGTAGGCTTAGGAGATGTAGGATCATTTTGTGGGGATTATCATGATTTAGGAGACTTTATCACATCCAAAGCCTTAGATGATCGAATTGGTTGCTTCATTGCCATAGAAACAATCAAACAAATCAAAGAAACACCTCATGAACTTTATTTTGTATTTACAGTACAAGAAGAATTAGGTCTTAGAGGCTCTAAAACAGCAGCCTTTGGAATTGATCCTGATCTAGGAATCTCTTTAGATGTAACAACTACTGGAGATACTCCAAAAGCTAAGCATATGGCCGTAAAATTAGGAGAAGGTCCTGCTATTAAAATAAAAGATAATTCTATGTTGGCTCACCCTACTGTAAAAAAATTAATGATAGATTGTGCAAAAGAAAATAATATCCCTTATCAATTAGAAATTCTTGAATTTGGAGGTACAGATTCAGGAGCAATTCATCTTACAAAGAGTGGTGTTCCTTCAGGAGTTATTTCTATTCCTTGTAGATATGTACATAGTCCTTCTGAAACCATTCATAAAAAAGATATAGAAAATGCCATTTCTCTTCTTTCTAAAATATTAGAAAATAAAGAAATAAAATAG
- a CDS encoding M42 family metallopeptidase, producing the protein MLLKKLSESCGVSGNEKEVRDIILEEVKPYVDDIIIDPIGNLIVTKKGKENFPSIMVSAHMDEVGLMVKSINDQGFIKFLPVGGIDDRILVSKVVQIGKEKIKGVIGAKAIHLQKPDERKKALKHDQLYIDIGANSKEEAEKLVSIGDYISFCSDYIEFGENLIKAKALDDRVGCAMIIHLLKNNYDYTIHALFAVQEEVGLRGAKVAAYRLNPDLSIVLEATTCHDLTDVDAPHFATRLGEGPALSIADMGTYYHKGLVKKMMEIANKNNIPIQLKQTTKGGNDAGAIHISREGIPTLALSIPCRYIHSPICVIHKNDYENMLNLVDLFLKNVKKEEII; encoded by the coding sequence ATGTTATTAAAAAAATTATCTGAAAGCTGTGGAGTTTCAGGAAATGAAAAAGAAGTAAGAGATATTATTCTTGAGGAAGTCAAACCCTATGTAGATGACATTATCATAGATCCTATTGGAAATTTAATTGTTACAAAAAAGGGAAAAGAAAATTTTCCATCTATTATGGTCTCCGCTCATATGGATGAAGTAGGACTGATGGTAAAATCCATAAATGATCAGGGATTTATTAAATTTTTGCCTGTAGGAGGAATTGACGATAGAATATTAGTTTCAAAAGTCGTTCAAATTGGAAAAGAAAAAATTAAAGGAGTCATTGGTGCAAAAGCCATTCATCTTCAAAAACCAGATGAAAGAAAAAAGGCTTTAAAACATGATCAACTTTATATTGATATTGGTGCAAATTCAAAAGAAGAAGCAGAAAAATTAGTATCTATTGGAGATTATATTTCATTTTGTAGCGATTACATAGAATTTGGAGAAAATCTTATAAAAGCAAAAGCATTAGATGATCGAGTAGGATGTGCAATGATTATTCATCTTTTAAAAAATAATTATGACTATACGATCCATGCTTTATTTGCAGTCCAAGAAGAAGTAGGCTTAAGAGGAGCAAAAGTTGCAGCCTATAGATTAAATCCTGATTTGTCTATTGTCCTTGAAGCTACTACTTGTCATGATCTTACCGATGTAGATGCCCCTCATTTTGCCACAAGGCTAGGAGAAGGTCCAGCCTTGTCTATTGCAGATATGGGCACTTATTATCATAAAGGTTTAGTGAAAAAAATGATGGAAATAGCTAATAAAAATAATATTCCTATTCAGCTTAAACAAACCACAAAAGGTGGAAATGATGCAGGTGCTATTCATATTAGCAGAGAAGGAATTCCTACTTTGGCTCTTTCTATTCCTTGTAGATATATTCATTCTCCAATATGTGTAATCCATAAAAATGACTATGAAAATATGCTAAATCTTGTAGATCTTTTCTTAAAAAATGTTAAAAAGGAGGAAATAATATGA
- a CDS encoding M42 family metallopeptidase, giving the protein MENEYLLKEMLEGYGVSGYEHTLSDKISSFFKEYADEIYKDKLGNIIIHKKGTSKNPIKIMLAAHMDEIGLMVKDIDKNGFIKFTNIGGVDQRTLLAQEVIIHGKEEVFGIIGTKPPHLQDPSERNESIKSEDLLIDVGLSYEKAKQIIEIGDTITIKRNMVSLKNNKVAGKALDDRAGILAMIHCFKELQNINHDADVYAVCTIQEEVGTRGAMVSAYEISPHIGIAIDVGFGSTPELSKDDTLDLGKGPGICIGANIHPNIHHRFQSIGKEYNIPYQVEISPGNSGTDARSIQIARCGVATGLLSIPLRYMHTSVETIDLSDIKYTARMLAYFISSLNGEDWEGFLCY; this is encoded by the coding sequence ATGGAAAACGAATACCTGTTAAAAGAAATGCTCGAAGGATATGGTGTGTCAGGTTATGAACATACGCTCTCTGATAAAATCTCTTCTTTTTTTAAAGAGTATGCTGATGAAATTTATAAAGACAAATTAGGAAATATCATCATCCATAAAAAAGGCACTTCAAAAAATCCTATAAAAATTATGCTTGCAGCCCATATGGATGAAATCGGTCTTATGGTCAAAGATATTGATAAAAATGGATTTATAAAATTTACAAACATTGGAGGAGTCGATCAAAGAACTCTTCTTGCTCAAGAAGTAATCATTCATGGAAAAGAAGAAGTATTTGGAATCATCGGTACAAAACCTCCCCATCTACAAGATCCCAGTGAGAGAAATGAATCTATAAAAAGTGAAGATTTACTCATAGATGTAGGACTTTCTTATGAAAAAGCAAAACAAATCATTGAAATAGGAGACACCATTACCATTAAAAGAAACATGGTTTCTCTAAAAAACAATAAAGTAGCAGGAAAAGCATTAGATGATCGAGCAGGAATTTTAGCTATGATCCATTGCTTTAAAGAACTTCAAAATATAAATCATGACGCAGATGTATATGCTGTTTGTACCATCCAAGAAGAAGTAGGAACAAGAGGAGCTATGGTAAGTGCTTATGAAATCTCTCCTCATATAGGAATTGCTATAGATGTAGGCTTTGGCAGTACTCCTGAGTTATCTAAAGATGATACCTTAGATCTTGGAAAAGGTCCTGGTATTTGTATAGGAGCCAATATTCATCCAAATATTCATCATCGTTTTCAAAGTATTGGTAAAGAATATAATATTCCTTATCAAGTAGAAATAAGTCCAGGTAATTCAGGAACGGATGCAAGATCTATACAGATTGCAAGATGTGGAGTGGCAACTGGCCTTTTATCTATTCCACTTCGATATATGCACACATCTGTAGAAACCATAGATCTTTCAGACATAAAATATACAGCGCGAATGCTCGCTTATTTTATTTCCAGTCTGAATGGTGAAGATTGGGAGGGATTTTTATGTTATTAA
- a CDS encoding 2,3-bisphosphoglycerate-independent phosphoglycerate mutase, giving the protein MHYEEIIQSTIKKNNSKIVLLVLDGVGDIRSPQFHNKTPLEYAHTPTLDTLAKKSVMGRMYPILPGITPGSGPGHLGLFGYDPLKNIIGRGVLEAVGIDFTLKPHDVAARCNFATMDEKGMITDRRAGRIPTEVTQKLCEILQTIKEIDGVEIIIKPGKGHRFVTVFRSKQKEIGSLINDTDPLVEGKAPLLAKGKNPPSQFLSQVINQFVEKGYELLKNQAPANAFLLRGIASKPKIPSMSEKYLLESAAIASYPMYRGIASLLGMTLLPAPDSIEGLFQTYVDYKQKYDFFFIHVKGTDQAGEDGDFESKVKCIETVDKALPILLDHMPDVLAITGDHSTPCAMRSHSFHPVPILLHSAFSGIDDVEVFHENACNAGGLGFFESRYLMGLLLSNAKRLDKFGA; this is encoded by the coding sequence ATGCATTATGAAGAAATTATTCAATCCACCATAAAAAAAAACAATTCAAAAATTGTTCTTTTAGTATTAGATGGAGTAGGAGATATTAGAAGTCCTCAATTTCATAATAAAACTCCACTAGAATATGCTCATACTCCTACCCTAGATACCCTGGCAAAAAAATCTGTTATGGGGCGTATGTATCCAATTCTTCCTGGTATTACTCCAGGAAGTGGGCCAGGACACTTAGGACTATTTGGATATGATCCTTTAAAAAATATCATAGGAAGAGGAGTATTAGAAGCTGTTGGAATTGATTTTACTCTTAAGCCTCATGATGTAGCCGCAAGATGTAATTTTGCAACAATGGATGAAAAAGGTATGATCACAGACAGGCGCGCTGGAAGAATTCCTACAGAAGTAACACAAAAGCTATGTGAAATTTTACAAACCATAAAAGAAATAGATGGAGTAGAAATTATCATCAAACCTGGAAAGGGACATCGTTTTGTTACTGTATTTAGAAGCAAACAAAAGGAGATTGGTTCTTTAATCAATGATACAGATCCATTAGTAGAAGGAAAAGCACCTCTTTTAGCAAAAGGTAAAAACCCTCCTTCACAATTTTTATCACAAGTCATTAATCAATTTGTAGAAAAAGGCTATGAACTTTTAAAAAATCAAGCTCCTGCCAATGCTTTTTTACTAAGAGGAATTGCATCCAAACCTAAAATACCTTCTATGAGTGAAAAATATCTTCTAGAGTCTGCAGCTATTGCAAGTTATCCTATGTATAGAGGAATTGCATCTTTATTAGGTATGACACTTTTGCCTGCCCCTGACTCTATAGAAGGACTTTTTCAAACCTATGTAGATTATAAACAAAAATATGATTTTTTCTTTATTCATGTAAAAGGTACAGATCAAGCTGGAGAAGATGGAGATTTTGAATCTAAAGTAAAATGTATAGAAACAGTAGATAAAGCTCTACCTATTTTACTAGATCATATGCCTGATGTATTAGCCATTACTGGAGATCACTCTACTCCTTGTGCTATGAGATCCCATAGCTTCCATCCCGTACCAATCCTTCTGCATAGTGCTTTTTCTGGCATAGATGATGTAGAAGTTTTTCATGAAAATGCTTGTAATGCTGGAGGATTAGGATTTTTTGAAAGTCGTTATTTAATGGGACTTTTACTCTCAAATGCCAAACGATTAGATAAATTTGGGGCGTAA
- a CDS encoding BON domain-containing protein, which produces MSKKRSNHIITDKMPSKDDLLTDTIKDQLEEKMQASAMDINVFCRDGHVNLSGMVDVLAEKKMAETIVKKIEGPTKIENKITVAMDHNITDKHMEKEVIQKLLGVSHLSSVGVKVEDGVANLLGTVHTLKNAHDALDVASGVRGIKDVVNNISIDSYEKYDDSTINSHVTQALSTTNLSYKDIAHSVENGKLTLSGYVNNKNEMEIAKEISMGVEGVTKVINKLKVR; this is translated from the coding sequence ATGAGTAAAAAAAGATCCAATCATATTATAACTGATAAAATGCCAAGTAAAGACGATTTGCTTACAGATACTATTAAAGATCAATTAGAAGAAAAAATGCAAGCAAGTGCAATGGATATTAATGTTTTTTGTAGAGATGGTCATGTGAATCTTTCTGGAATGGTAGATGTACTTGCTGAGAAAAAGATGGCTGAAACTATCGTCAAAAAAATAGAAGGTCCTACAAAAATAGAAAACAAAATCACAGTAGCTATGGATCATAATATTACAGACAAACACATGGAGAAAGAAGTAATCCAAAAACTTTTAGGAGTTTCTCATTTAAGTAGTGTAGGAGTAAAAGTTGAAGATGGAGTTGCCAATCTTTTAGGAACTGTACACACTCTTAAAAATGCTCATGACGCTTTAGATGTTGCTTCAGGTGTACGTGGAATAAAAGATGTAGTCAATAATATATCTATTGATTCTTATGAAAAATATGATGATTCCACAATTAATAGTCATGTAACCCAAGCTTTAAGTACTACCAATCTTAGTTATAAGGATATTGCCCACTCAGTAGAAAATGGAAAGCTTACTTTATCAGGTTATGTAAATAATAAAAATGAAATGGAAATTGCAAAAGAAATATCTATGGGTGTAGAAGGTGTAACAAAAGTAATCAATAAACTTAAAGTGAGGTAA
- the cdaA gene encoding diadenylate cyclase CdaA: MKEIVEIFLNIGMRDVIDMAIVAFVFYKLLMLIRQTSAEQVLKGLVVLLIATKLSEWAKLYVTNWILKNAMTLGMIAVLIVFQPELRRALEHIGRTKFFTKSLVELSDEDLDHNISEVVEASTYLSRNKIGALIIIERETAIGDVLETGVSIMGHISSALLINIFIPNTPLHDGAVIIREDKIMAAACVLPLTGNPNLSKELGTRHRAGIGITEKSDALAVMVSEETGAISVAMDGKISRYLDAKTLRSVLRNAYKPEDEKPLFRWKWRQKNE; this comes from the coding sequence ATGAAAGAAATCGTAGAGATATTTTTAAATATTGGCATGAGAGATGTAATCGATATGGCCATTGTAGCCTTCGTTTTTTATAAACTTTTGATGCTTATAAGACAAACGAGTGCAGAGCAAGTTTTAAAAGGTCTAGTAGTATTACTGATTGCTACAAAGCTTAGTGAATGGGCAAAGCTTTATGTAACAAATTGGATTTTAAAAAATGCTATGACTCTAGGTATGATTGCAGTCCTTATTGTATTTCAGCCAGAACTTAGAAGGGCACTAGAGCATATAGGAAGAACAAAATTTTTCACAAAATCTTTGGTAGAATTATCTGATGAAGATTTAGATCATAATATTTCTGAAGTAGTGGAAGCTTCTACTTATCTTTCAAGAAATAAAATAGGAGCTTTAATTATTATTGAAAGAGAAACAGCTATAGGAGATGTATTAGAAACAGGGGTATCTATTATGGGGCACATATCTTCAGCACTTCTTATTAATATTTTTATTCCAAATACACCTCTTCATGATGGAGCCGTAATTATTAGGGAGGATAAAATTATGGCTGCCGCTTGTGTACTTCCTCTTACAGGAAATCCTAATCTAAGCAAGGAATTAGGAACAAGACATAGAGCAGGTATTGGAATTACAGAAAAGTCTGATGCTCTAGCTGTTATGGTGTCGGAAGAGACAGGGGCTATTTCTGTTGCAATGGATGGAAAAATATCTAGATATTTAGATGCAAAAACTTTAAGATCAGTTCTTAGAAATGCATACAAACCAGAAGATGAAAAGCCTTTATTTAGATGGAAATGGAGGCAAAAAAATGAATAA
- a CDS encoding CdaR family protein: MNNLWDQIKKNIESSRFFSRNTMPKIISIVFAVVMWLYVMGEINPQGMIEIENVPVQLLNVEDLRESGLVVIGQKNFIVNVQVTGRRSDIYKISSQDINARADLRGFRKGVNSVPVEVSVPSNIEVDITPKQIKITLDEIVKKKKPVVVKTIGKPLESVEPGKASISPNEVLVEGPESLINTVHSVVAQVNIQNIKDDMVKRLSPKPITRSGKEVGGVEVKNKYVEVNLPILRVKKVPIAISYEGQIQNGVKVKDMKMSQNQVMIKGKKEVLDTITQIQAKPISLKDLQKTTKKDIELIFPKGIELSQKEKAPYVIIEIENIKSKEFTFAKDEINIENIQENYIVDNSKFPSSIKVKVEGAESILENINKEGIKLSINGEGLTEGLYSVKINYNSSQKFEKITIDPERVDLIIKGKEIVPVQGEIQ; this comes from the coding sequence ATGAATAATCTATGGGATCAAATTAAAAAAAATATAGAGAGTAGCAGATTCTTTAGCAGAAATACTATGCCCAAGATCATATCTATTGTTTTTGCTGTGGTCATGTGGCTTTATGTTATGGGAGAAATCAATCCTCAAGGTATGATTGAAATTGAAAATGTACCAGTTCAACTTTTAAATGTAGAAGATCTACGAGAATCTGGTCTTGTGGTGATTGGCCAGAAGAATTTTATAGTCAATGTGCAGGTAACTGGAAGAAGAAGTGATATTTATAAAATTAGTTCTCAAGATATTAATGCAAGAGCAGATCTAAGAGGATTTAGAAAAGGAGTAAATAGTGTTCCTGTTGAAGTGAGCGTACCTTCTAATATAGAAGTAGATATAACCCCTAAACAAATTAAAATTACACTAGATGAAATTGTAAAGAAGAAAAAACCTGTGGTTGTAAAAACAATCGGAAAGCCATTAGAGAGTGTTGAACCAGGAAAAGCTTCTATTTCTCCAAATGAAGTTTTAGTCGAAGGTCCAGAAAGTCTCATAAACACAGTCCATTCTGTGGTAGCACAAGTAAATATACAAAATATAAAGGATGATATGGTAAAAAGACTTTCTCCAAAGCCTATCACTCGATCAGGAAAAGAAGTAGGAGGAGTAGAGGTTAAAAATAAATATGTAGAGGTGAATCTTCCTATTCTTAGAGTTAAAAAGGTTCCTATAGCTATCTCTTATGAAGGACAAATTCAAAATGGGGTAAAAGTAAAAGATATGAAAATGAGTCAAAATCAAGTGATGATTAAAGGTAAAAAAGAAGTATTAGATACTATCACACAGATACAAGCAAAACCTATTTCGTTAAAAGATTTACAAAAGACAACTAAAAAGGATATAGAATTGATTTTTCCAAAGGGAATTGAACTTTCTCAAAAGGAAAAAGCTCCTTATGTGATCATAGAGATAGAAAATATAAAAAGTAAAGAATTCACCTTTGCAAAAGATGAGATCAATATAGAAAATATACAAGAAAATTATATAGTAGACAATAGCAAGTTTCCTTCTTCTATAAAAGTAAAAGTAGAAGGTGCTGAAAGTATTTTGGAAAATATAAATAAAGAAGGTATAAAACTTTCTATCAATGGAGAAGGATTAACAGAAGGATTGTATTCTGTTAAGATCAATTATAATTCATCTCAAAAATTTGAAAAAATTACAATTGATCCTGAAAGAGTGGATTTAATCATTAAAGGAAAAGAAATAGTTCCTGTACAAGGAGAGATTCAATAA
- the ptb gene encoding phosphate butyryltransferase has translation MKKMDELVMLASKKETKTIAIAVAQDQDVLKAVDEARRLGLVKAILVGDEKEIKKVCKEEQIDVQQYEIIHEEDPQKSCLKAVELVSTKKAHMAMKGLVDTSIILRAVLNKEVGLRSGKVLSHVAVFEIPKFDRLFFITDAAMNILPDIKTKKEIIENVVEVAHSLDIKKPKVAILCAKEKVDKNMQATIDAKELENMNQAGEIKGCIVGGPFALDNAVSKEAAKHKGINHPVAGNAEILVVSNIEAGNVLYKSLVFFSEAKNAGVIVGAKAPIILTSRADSPQSKLNSIALGVLMADFKEQ, from the coding sequence ATGAAAAAAATGGATGAACTAGTTATGTTAGCCAGTAAAAAAGAAACCAAAACGATTGCTATAGCAGTGGCTCAGGATCAAGATGTCTTAAAAGCTGTAGATGAAGCTAGAAGATTGGGCTTAGTAAAAGCAATCTTAGTAGGAGATGAAAAAGAAATCAAAAAAGTTTGCAAAGAAGAACAAATAGATGTACAGCAATATGAAATCATCCATGAAGAAGATCCACAAAAATCTTGTTTAAAAGCAGTAGAATTAGTATCTACTAAAAAGGCTCATATGGCTATGAAGGGGCTTGTGGATACGTCTATCATATTAAGAGCAGTACTGAATAAAGAAGTAGGTTTAAGAAGTGGAAAAGTATTAAGCCATGTGGCTGTATTTGAAATTCCTAAATTTGATCGACTTTTCTTTATTACAGATGCGGCTATGAATATACTTCCAGATATAAAAACGAAAAAGGAAATTATTGAAAATGTAGTAGAAGTTGCTCATTCATTAGATATAAAAAAGCCAAAGGTTGCGATACTTTGTGCAAAAGAAAAAGTAGACAAGAATATGCAAGCTACCATTGATGCTAAAGAACTAGAAAATATGAATCAGGCAGGAGAAATCAAAGGTTGTATAGTTGGAGGACCTTTTGCATTAGATAATGCAGTAAGTAAAGAAGCTGCCAAACATAAAGGTATAAATCACCCTGTTGCAGGAAATGCAGAGATTTTAGTTGTATCTAATATTGAAGCTGGAAATGTTTTATATAAGTCTTTGGTATTTTTCTCAGAGGCTAAAAATGCAGGAGTAATTGTAGGTGCAAAAGCTCCTATTATTCTTACATCAAGAGCAGATAGCCCACAAAGTAAATTAAATTCTATTGCCTTAGGTGTTTTAATGGCAGATTTTAAAGAACAATAA
- the buk gene encoding butyrate kinase produces the protein MTKFKILTINPGSTSTKIAVFENETSIFEKTLRHASDEINQYEKIYDQYSFRKQLILDALEENKIDIHSIDAVVGRGGFLKPIESGTYKIGEKMLEDLKIGVSGEHASNLGGIIANEIAKIISKPSFIVDPVVVDELDDIARVSGIPEIERKSFFHPLNQKAVARLAAEELGTKYEEGNFIVAHIGGGVSVGAHKKGRVVEVNNALDGDGPFSPERSGGLPVWDLVKLCFSGRYSLDEIKKRINGKGGLVAYLATNDGREVGKMIQEGNKKAEIVYKAMAYQIAKDIGSCAAALKGEVDAIILTGGIAYDQQFVEWIKEYISFLGKVIVYPGEEELKALAQGALRVLKGEEKAKEYK, from the coding sequence ATGACAAAATTTAAGATTCTTACTATTAATCCAGGATCTACATCCACAAAGATTGCTGTATTTGAAAATGAAACATCTATTTTTGAAAAAACATTAAGACATGCATCTGACGAAATCAATCAATATGAAAAGATTTATGATCAATATTCTTTTCGTAAACAACTTATTTTAGATGCATTAGAAGAAAATAAAATAGATATTCATAGTATTGATGCAGTAGTAGGAAGAGGAGGTTTTTTAAAACCTATTGAAAGTGGTACATATAAGATTGGAGAAAAGATGCTTGAGGATCTTAAAATAGGAGTAAGCGGAGAACATGCATCTAATCTTGGAGGAATCATTGCAAATGAAATTGCAAAGATTATTTCAAAACCATCTTTTATTGTAGATCCAGTAGTAGTAGATGAACTAGATGATATAGCAAGAGTATCAGGTATTCCTGAAATAGAGAGAAAAAGCTTTTTTCACCCACTAAACCAAAAAGCTGTTGCAAGATTAGCAGCAGAAGAATTAGGTACAAAATATGAAGAAGGAAATTTTATTGTAGCACATATTGGAGGAGGAGTTTCTGTAGGAGCTCATAAAAAGGGAAGGGTCGTAGAAGTAAACAATGCGTTAGATGGAGATGGACCATTTTCACCAGAAAGAAGTGGAGGGCTTCCTGTATGGGATTTGGTCAAATTATGTTTTTCAGGAAGATATTCCTTAGATGAAATAAAGAAGAGGATCAATGGAAAAGGTGGTCTAGTAGCTTATTTAGCTACAAATGATGGAAGAGAAGTAGGAAAAATGATCCAAGAAGGAAATAAAAAGGCAGAGATTGTTTATAAGGCTATGGCTTATCAAATTGCAAAAGATATAGGAAGTTGTGCTGCTGCACTCAAAGGAGAGGTAGATGCTATTATTTTAACAGGTGGTATTGCTTATGATCAGCAGTTTGTAGAGTGGATCAAAGAATATATATCATTTTTAGGAAAAGTGATTGTATATCCTGGAGAAGAAGAATTAAAAGCTTTAGCTCAAGGAGCTTTAAGAGTATTAAAAGGAGAAGAAAAAGCAAAAGAATACAAATAA
- the glmM gene encoding phosphoglucosamine mutase: MGKLFGTDGVRGIANTELTAELAYKLGRFGSYVLTQGKKKAKIVIGKDTRISGDMLESALVAGILSTGSDCLCVGIVPTPAVAYLTRYYGADAGVVISASHNPVEYNGIKFFNEDGFKLADEVEDKIEELILNDEDINIHPSGEHLGRKTEIDDAIKQYSNFLKSTIDVDLRGMKVAVDCSNGASYVAAPSVLSALGAEIKIIHHKPDGLNINLNCGSTHPEDLKQLVIDWGADVGLAFDGDADRLIAVDEKGQLVDGDKILTICGSHLKEKEKLKKDTVVATVMSNMGLQKALEKSGCKVATTQVGDRYVLEEMKKEGYVLGGEQSGHIIFLEHNTTGDGLLSALQFLSVVKEKKQSVSKLSSMMTTYPQVLVNAKVSNDKKLKYMEDEVISKEIQKLEDIMDGEGRVLIRPSGTEPLVRVMLEGKDQKQLESLSHELAKLIEERLK, from the coding sequence ATGGGAAAGTTATTTGGAACAGATGGAGTAAGAGGAATTGCAAATACGGAATTAACAGCAGAATTAGCATATAAACTTGGAAGATTTGGATCATATGTATTGACCCAAGGAAAGAAAAAAGCCAAAATTGTCATTGGAAAAGATACAAGAATATCAGGAGATATGTTAGAGTCTGCATTGGTAGCTGGCATTTTATCTACAGGTTCAGATTGCCTTTGTGTGGGAATTGTTCCAACTCCAGCTGTAGCATATTTAACTAGATATTATGGTGCAGATGCAGGAGTAGTGATATCTGCTTCTCATAATCCTGTTGAATATAATGGAATCAAATTTTTCAATGAAGATGGTTTTAAGCTTGCAGATGAAGTAGAAGATAAAATAGAAGAATTGATTTTAAATGATGAAGATATAAATATTCATCCATCAGGAGAACATTTAGGAAGAAAAACTGAAATTGATGATGCAATTAAGCAGTATTCAAACTTTTTAAAAAGCACGATTGATGTGGATTTAAGGGGAATGAAGGTTGCTGTAGATTGTTCAAATGGAGCATCTTATGTAGCAGCTCCTTCAGTACTTTCAGCACTAGGTGCAGAAATAAAAATTATACATCATAAACCAGATGGATTAAATATCAATCTTAATTGTGGATCTACTCATCCAGAGGATTTAAAACAACTTGTGATTGATTGGGGAGCAGATGTAGGGCTTGCTTTTGATGGAGATGCAGATAGACTCATTGCAGTAGATGAAAAAGGACAGCTTGTAGATGGAGATAAAATATTAACTATTTGTGGAAGCCATTTAAAGGAAAAAGAAAAGCTTAAAAAAGATACAGTAGTGGCAACGGTTATGAGTAATATGGGACTTCAAAAAGCTTTAGAAAAATCAGGTTGTAAAGTAGCGACTACTCAAGTAGGGGATCGATATGTTCTTGAGGAGATGAAAAAAGAAGGATATGTATTAGGTGGAGAACAATCTGGACATATTATCTTTTTAGAACATAATACTACAGGGGATGGACTTTTGTCAGCTCTTCAATTTTTAAGTGTAGTTAAAGAAAAAAAACAATCTGTATCAAAGCTATCAAGTATGATGACTACATATCCGCAAGTACTTGTCAATGCGAAAGTAAGCAATGATAAAAAATTAAAGTACATGGAGGATGAAGTCATTTCTAAAGAAATTCAAAAGCTTGAAGATATTATGGATGGAGAAGGAAGAGTACTCATCAGACCTTCTGGAACGGAACCATTGGTAAGAGTTATGCTAGAAGGAAAAGACCAAAAACAACTTGAATCATTAAGCCATGAATTGGCTAAATTAATAGAAGAAAGATTAAAATAA